The following DNA comes from Brassica oleracea var. oleracea cultivar TO1000 chromosome C5, BOL, whole genome shotgun sequence.
ATGTTAAGATTGCATGCATTTTACATACTTAAAATTAGGCATGTACACATTTTCCGGAACCGAAGAACAAGCTTCGCTTCGGATTTGGATGTTCGAACATATCCTATATCTCTAAAACTGAAAAACATAACCAAATCGTAATTAAATTGAGAACCGAACCAAATAAGTACCTGAATTTTTATAATATAGAGATATATAATTATAAATATTAACTATATTTCTATTCAAAATAATCAAATATTTCAAATTTATTATTTATAAACCTAATTACCAAAAAATGAATCGTCTGAATATTTTTGTTATCCAAAATATTTTAAATTATCTGAATTATATGATATTTTTTTATCTGAAAATCCGAGATATCTATTTTTTTGAAACACTAGAATTATCCTATTTTTAACTTAAATTAACCGAAAAATCGGAACCGAACCGGACCCAAAGTCATTTGTTCATAGTATTAAGTTTGAGTTTTCTTGTCCAGATTGGTGGAGATGTTAAACTGGAAAGACATGCAAGAAGAAGAGATTAGAAGATCAGCAGCTGAGATACTATCAAAGCTAGCTGGCAAGAAACAGAACTCTCTAAGAGTATCTGGAATCTCTGGTGCCATGGAATCGATATCATCACTGTTGCAGAACACAAGATCTTTAGGTGAAGCTCCTGACGAGATTGGAGAGAAGAAAATCTTCCACGACCATCATCTACAGTACGATTACTGTAGGTTCAACAACTTAGGCCTCTTGATTCTAAAGAAGTTATCCAGAGATCATGACAACTGTGGAAAAATCGGCAACACGAGAGGACTTCTTCCAAAGATTATTGACTTCATGCACACGGATGCAACACTCTTGAAAGATGAGAACGCAGAGATGGTTTTGTCACGAGTCTTGACAGTGAAACGGTCCTTGCAGCTAGTGAAAATGTTGGTAAGCATGAGTGGGAACACTGGGAGGTGTCTTAGGAGAGAAATCTCGGAGATCGTTTTCACAGTCAGTAACTTGAGAGATGTACTGCGTCATGGAGTGAGATACCCGAAACTTCAGAAGCTTGGGATTGAGATTCTGAGCTTCCTCGCTCTTGAGACAGAGGCAAGGGAGAGAATTGGTGTGACTGGAGGTGTCTTGAAAGAGCTCTTCAACATTTTCTTGAAAAGCAAGGCACATGGGGATGTGAATGAGAGCCGGGTTAGAATCACTGCAGGTGAAGCTATAGCTATGCTTGCTTTGGAAAGTAGAAGCAACTGCGTCCAAATTTTAAAGCTTGGAGTGTTGGTAAGACTTGTGGATGCACTTGAGGTTCCTTTGGTCCGTGTCAATGCTGCGAGAGTGTTGAGAAACTTGTGCATGTACTCAGGACATGAATGCTTTATAGACCTGATGTTCATTAAAGCAGCAGCTCCCACGGTGAGTATGTGCCCAAAGTGTGAATAATATATTCGAGCAAGTTTCATAAACAACATTTTTTTATGTTTTTGTCACGGAAATTAAGAGATTTGTTTTTCAAAATAACATTTATTATCAATAAACACACAAAATTACCTCATTTCCTAATTTTTACACTTTAATACTATCCTAAACTTTAATCACTAAACTTTAAATCTAAATAGATATAAATATATTTATTTATGATTTTTAATAAATGTTATTTTGGGAATTTTCTTTTTTGCATGCTAATTTTTGGAAAAAAAATTGATTTGGTGCTATTAAAATGCATTTTTCAATATGTTATATCACCGCTAAAATCTCACAAAAAGGTTTTTATTTTCTTGCAGGTGTTGAAATCAATAACATCAGGAGACAACAAACTACAAGAAGTGATGCTAGGGTTAGCAACACAAGTGTTCAAGTTCATGAGTTCAGAAGAAGCACACGTTGCTCTGACAGATTCAGGGATCAAGAAGCAAGAACTGGCGAACTCGCTGGTTGCTATTCTGAAGAAACATGACAAGCCAGCGATTAAAGTTCCAAGAATTAGGAGGTTTGTGATTGAGCTGGCGATATGGATGATGGAAGATGACGTGGAGAACGTTGTGATGTTTAGAGATTTGGGTATGGAGAGAGAGCTGGAGAAGGTTCTTGAAACTACGGCTGAGCTTGAGAACTTCGACGTTTTCTCGGGCACGGTTGGTGTGAGCCGCCATAGCAGAACGGTTCATTGGTTGGCTGAGTTGGCTGTAACATTGCTCAAGGAAGATCAACCATAAGTATCATATCTTCTTGTTAGGAAACTCTCGGGACCAATGACTATAACTATTACATATTTGTAAGAAGAAAAAATGCGATAATTATGAAAATATTCATTTATTTACTTCTGCATGATCGTATTCTTTGAAATACTCGTGTATTAATCTATTTATTACTTTTTGCATTTATAAATTAATCTAATGAATATATTTTAAGAACTTCATTAAGAATTCATACTTTTAATTACAAACAATATTTTTTTATGCCAAAAACAACATTTGTTCGATGACAAAAAATTGTCCGAAGGTCTAGAGCTTTAAATTGTTACGAAATACATCATCTATATCTTTATAGTTATATGAAAACAAAACTCAACAAACTTGACATTTTTTTATTTAAAGCTTTTTAACTTGACATTTTTTCGTGTTTTTCTTAGATTTTCGAGAATCCTAATATTTTGGTTAAAAAATATTGTTTAAAATAAACTGAATTCTAAATCTAACCTGAATCTAGGAAAAAGTAATAAAAATCTGATTCTATGTTCCGTTATATCAAAACGATTACTATGTAAGGATAATACTGAAAAATCTAAACTAGATAACAAAATCACTAAGAAAATAAGGAAACATGTTTTGTTTATATACAACTAGTTAAGAGCCAGCCACTCTCATGTACAAAGTCTCCACTCACTACACGCCCTAGCCTCTCGAAGATCATCAATCCTTAAACAACAAGAAACACGATGGCTTTGGTTAGAAACAATCGATTCATGAATCTCAAGCTTTCTCTTCCACAAGCTCCTTCCACTTCCCTCCCTTGCTTCATCCCCATCGCAACAGCCTCCACAACAGTTACGTCCAACACAAGCAACACCGTCTCTGCTTCTGATTTGGAGAGAGTCAACGTTCTAGGCTTTGGAAGCGGTGGAACCGTCTACAAAGTCAGCCACAAGACAACCTCCGCGACCTACGCGTTGAAGAAGGTCAAAGAAGACATGGATTCTACTTCCCGCCACCAACTCCTACGCGAGATAGAGATCCTCCGCCTTGTCAACTCTCCTTACGTTGTAAAGTGTCACGACATCTACGAGAAACCTTCCGGAGAAGTATCTATTCTGATGGAGTACATGGACCTAGGCACGCTAGAGTCTCTACGTGGCAACGTCGTCAAAGAGGAACAGCTAGCTTTGATCGCACGTCAAGTTTTGAAAGGGTTAAGTTACTTGCATGGGCTCAAGAT
Coding sequences within:
- the LOC106293326 gene encoding uncharacterized protein LOC106293326, with translation MGPEKFGDDDRSIHLQVLELQKLEEARGSSDTVLDFRNSVEKGDSGETADATPASSAIAFHRSSSPPEQKLTLFALRLAIIEKVATCLGTLGFIWATVVLLGGFAITLEKSDFWLITVILLIEGTRIFSRSHELEWQHQATWTVAGVGISSFRALQASSVSLLRNLKRISGGVLKPILESRLSQETPRTWKNSDVPLLPYAKWLYISTYVSRLLYWLQLLSATACVALSSYKLVRHNYGEVHDGEMDKRNRKAALSIFYSLALAEALLFLAEKAYWEWQVSVCNLLENVTKDCGFGVTGLVSTKRFFYDAYSKSVNGSIFDGVKMDMVSFAMELLGSSCPDEQLIGARILRQFAVNERFAEDTLEKIGINLPVIERLVEMLNWKDMQEEEIRRSAAEILSKLAGKKQNSLRVSGISGAMESISSLLQNTRSLGEAPDEIGEKKIFHDHHLQYDYCRFNNLGLLILKKLSRDHDNCGKIGNTRGLLPKIIDFMHTDATLLKDENAEMVLSRVLTVKRSLQLVKMLVSMSGNTGRCLRREISEIVFTVSNLRDVLRHGVRYPKLQKLGIEILSFLALETEARERIGVTGGVLKELFNIFLKSKAHGDVNESRVRITAGEAIAMLALESRSNCVQILKLGVLVRLVDALEVPLVRVNAARVLRNLCMYSGHECFIDLMFIKAAAPTVLKSITSGDNKLQEVMLGLATQVFKFMSSEEAHVALTDSGIKKQELANSLVAILKKHDKPAIKVPRIRRFVIELAIWMMEDDVENVVMFRDLGMERELEKVLETTAELENFDVFSGTVGVSRHSRTVHWLAELAVTLLKEDQP
- the LOC106294266 gene encoding mitogen-activated protein kinase kinase 8, whose protein sequence is MALVRNNRFMNLKLSLPQAPSTSLPCFIPIATASTTVTSNTSNTVSASDLERVNVLGFGSGGTVYKVSHKTTSATYALKKVKEDMDSTSRHQLLREIEILRLVNSPYVVKCHDIYEKPSGEVSILMEYMDLGTLESLRGNVVKEEQLALIARQVLKGLSYLHGLKIVHRDIKPANLLRNSRQEVKIADFGVSKIMVKSLDKSNTFTGTCAYMSPERFDSEAADVSEEDKSNVYAGDIWSFGLTMLEILVGHFPLIPHGEKPDWATLMCAVCSGESPKAPEECSEELKSFIDCCLRKKPSERWTASQLLSHPFLLQQD